From a region of the Corvus cornix cornix isolate S_Up_H32 chromosome 2, ASM73873v5, whole genome shotgun sequence genome:
- the MSANTD3 gene encoding myb/SANT-like DNA-binding domain-containing protein 3, with translation MQNEIIKPAKYFSEVEKSVLLALVEKYKYVLECKKSDARTIALKQRTWQALAHEYNSQPSVSLRDFKQLKKCWENIKARTKKIMAHERREKVKRSISPLINTHIVGKEKIASIMPEQMYFLQSPPEEDSEYQPDASSQESFVVSNRELCDEDKELVHFPVCEGTSQPEPSCSDVRIAADKNYRSKASQESALKKMHEEEHHQQMSILQLQLIQMNEVHVAKIQQIERECEMAEEEHRIKMEVLNKKKMYWERKLQTITKEWPVSSYNRPFPNSP, from the exons ATGCAAAACGAAATAATAAAGCCTGCTAAATACTTCTCAGAAGTGGAGAAGAGTGTGCTGCTTGCGTTagttgaaaaatacaaatacgTGCTTGAATGTAAAAAAAGTGATGCAAGAACAATTGCTCTGAAGCAGCGCACGTGGCAAGCACTAGCTCATGAATACAATTCACAGCCCAGTGTATCACTGCGAGACTTCAAACAGCTAAAGAAATGCTGGGAAAATATCAAGGCACGGACAAAAAAGATAATGGCACATGAAAGGCGGGAGAAGGTAAAAAGAAGTATTAGTCCACTTATAAATACTCACATCGTAGGGAAAGAGAAGATTGCCAGCATAATGCCTGAGCAAATGTACTTTTTGCAGAGCCCACCAGAAGAAGACTCTGAATATCAGCCTGATGCTTCTAGTCAAG AGTCATTTGTTGTGTCAAACAGAGAACTTTGTGATGAAGACAAAGAGCTGGTGCATTTTCCAGTATGTGAAGGTACCTCCCAACCTGAGCCCTCGTGTTCTGATGTCAGAATAGCAGCAGATAAGAACTACAGAAGTAAAGCATCTCAGGAAAGTGCTCTGAAAAAGATGCATGAGGAAGAACATCATCAGCAAATGTCAATTTTGCAACTGCAGCTAATCCAAATGAATGAAGTTCATGTGGCAAAGATACAGCAAATAGAAAGAGAGTGTGAGATGGCTGAAGAAGAACACAGGATAAAAATGGAAgtgttaaataaaaagaaaatgtattggGAGAGAAAACTGCAGACCATTACAAAAGAATGGCCTGTATCATCCTATAACAGACCCTTTCCTAATTCACCTTAG